Sequence from the Argentina anserina chromosome 7, drPotAnse1.1, whole genome shotgun sequence genome:
AAAGATATAATGTTTGTTGTAGAGGCAGGAAGAATTGCTCGTCAGATGTAAAAGATGCAGTAACAAGTTACTGTCAATTACAGGCCTGATTGATATAATGTTTGTTGATTAGATTCCAGTAAGCTCGCACTCCCTGTATATTACATTTGGCTCATGAGTGCAGACCTTATTCACATGTACATCCTACGATAACTAAAAACAATAGTTTGTGTTGTCGATATCGTGATTGCGGTTTCATCCAAAAATTATGATTGCGGTTTCTAAGGGATGCAAGGATCATACATTTTGACAGTGAACATGTCAAGTGGTTCAGTGATATGCTCCCGGTATTCGATCATAACTTATGCAATTGCATTCGGACATGCAAATTATTACATACTGTAGAAGTGTAGATACAGATATCTGCTGTTTTTTAAATAGGCAACAGGGAAACCGAACAGATGGGTAACCAAACTGATCATAGCCGATTTGCACtccaaacttggctgaaattgtcaatttgcacccccaacttgcatttgagtcaatttacctcctaaacttggtaaaaattgccgatttacaccccgaatttgtatttgagtcaatttacctcataaacttggtaaaaattgccgatttacaccccgaacttgtatttgagtcaatttacctcataaacttagtaaaaattgccgatttgcaccacatccgttaaatttaactgtttctatccaattttgcgtcacatgtcatgcatttaaggggtagtattgtcattatatatttatatttttcttaaaaacaaataaaaatattctttaaaatgaggattattttgttaatcaaattatttatttacatctttttttctacctacttaaccctactttgaattatatattcaatatacccacccattcaaatatagtgtgttgtgtataaatatatttttatatgtacacattgttagaggatgaacaaaatgagaagaataacgacgtaatagaacagaacgtaaccgtttattgattgataatgaggcaaatatataggcattacataaccacaatcccgtaggattcggagtcctaatctattacagagatgcgaatctatctctaacagaaaacctaataagactaagacacacataatggtagaatagtaattctctcggaacacacatttatttttaattttcaatgtatttatttatttatattttttctaatatcttttaacataccatatcacataaaataataaatatataaatcaataaaatgtttcgaaaaaacaaacattgtagcaagtgttcctcttaagtaatattattaatttatttcattattaaatatgaataaatatataatgacaatactaccccttaaatgcatgacatgtgacgcaaaattggatagaaacagttaaatttaacggatggggtgcaaatcggtaatttttaccaagtttaggaggtaaattgactcaaatacaagttcggggtgtaaatcggcaatttttaccaaatttaggaggtaaattgactcaaatgcaagttcggggtgcaaattgacaatttcagccaagtttagGGTGCAAATTGGCATTTATGCCTAAATGTAACAGTTCtatatgaaaatatgaaataCAAAGAGTACCTCGGACTGATCTGTTTAGGAACCAAACTCATAATATGCATCAGCTATTAGTCATTGTCTTAGTCATATTTTGTGAACTTACTGATCGTTTATGTTAAGGGACCATATCTTAGTTTACTTCTCAATAGAATTCCAGATCAACAATGTTAGACCTCGGAACAAGTCTGCTGTAGGCACAATTGACTATTGTATCATTAGTCAGTACTTACATTAGACAATAATGCAACTTTGTGGCTTAATCCATTAATTCTAATCACATTGTCCAATTGATTACTGTAGGGGAAATGAAACATAAATGAGTGTGAATTATGCTTGTTCACCAACATACTGTATATCCAATTGTAAACTATATGTTGGTGAACAAGCATAATTCTCACTTTCATTCCGAATCTGTAGGTAAAACGATTTATAGATGAAAGTGAATTATGCTTGTTCACCAACATACTGTATATCCAATTGAAAACGATATGTTTGTGAACAAGCATAATTCATTTTCATTCCGAATCCATAGGGATAAGTGTAAATTCcagtaaaaaaaacttaatgcTAAACTCATTTCTTATTATGATCAACCTGGTGTACAAAATTGGACAAGCTAATTCTGGATTGACTGAGGTCATGAAACTGGATTAACTAATTTTGCAATTAATCTGGTCTCCAACGAGAAAGATTTTTATTTCCTCAGTGGAATTACTCTGGTATTGATAACTAATCTATTTAGTGCGGCAGCTCATTACTAGATTTTGTGAGTAATAAAGCACCAGGAACATATACAGCCCAGTATCTTTAGTTGCTAATTACTAAACTTTATCATAGGATTCAAGAGGGTAGCAAGTGTCAGTGCCCCCAGTACGCCAAAGGAAACAGGCATACCTCGAGGCGTAATAGGGGTTCGAGGGCTCAGCTGCCAGTGATTGCAGGTATTTCTCTTCTGCAGCCCAAATGTCGTTCCGCACATACCACAAGAAGTCTGCATACAGGCTCAAAGCCTCGGCATCAGGTTTCTCAGCCTGCACTGCTCGCCTAAAGCATTCCTCCGCTCTGCATAACAAAATAGATCACATGAATCACATCAGTCATGACTCGGACATAAATTGAGTTAGTAAcacctttttttgtttttgtttttgtttttagaaaTGAGATTGTAACACTATGACTCAGAAATCATGTATCTTAAATAATACAAAGATGAAGTTTGTACGGCACTTGAATTCCTGGAGCCATCTCAATCAGAGCAGCAAAATCTACAAAAGTCTCATACCCAATCCCACcatatttaaatattgtcAAAGCAGAAACATGCAGCAAAATACAAATTATCCAATCGTACATTGTCTTTATGAATATCTATCAGTTCTTTCCTGGTCCAACCTAACAAATAAGAAGTTGTATGCATGGACATTAAGACACTTCTGATATATATGCAACAATTAGTTCACTTTCACCAATATGGTATTTTCCTCAGAATCAAGTTCAGTTTAGATAAGCAAGcatcaacaaaaataaaagaaactaGTAAGTTGAAACAGATAATTTGTTAATTTACCTGTTATTATCATGAGCCACGAGGTAGAGGAATTGTGCATAGTTTGACAGTAAAAGTGTATTATCTGGCTCCCGAGCTAAGCTCATCTGGTACAAAATATCTGTCTTAGAGTAGCAGTCATAATCATCTGATTCGAGATTCACAGTTACAGGTGACACAAAGTTTTTCACGGTCTCATGGTCAAGATGAGGAGACCTCAATTCTGCCTGCATATTAGAAGCTTTTTCCAGGACTGAGTTCCACAAGTTCAACTCCTCGTCATTCAACGACGAAACATCAGATATCTTTTCAGTAGGAAACTTGAACAACTTAAGGCCAGCCCCATCCTTATTTTCACTCTCACTTGGGCTTACTTCGCCTTCCTCACAAGGATCATCGTCCCCGTCATAAAACCATATGGATGGTTCCAGCGGTTCTTGCAGAAACTTACCCAAAGTCCAGGCCACATCAGGCATAGGAGTAGTATCTGAAATAACAGAATTCTTACCATTCATTGAATAAACCATGAAATTCGCCAATAAGATCATCACATACAGCACGAGAGTTGGTGACCTTGCAAAGACCTGCTGAAACAACCAGACGAATGAAGAGTTCATTTCACTCTGCACCTTTGATATAATTTCCTTAAAGTCTTCACAGTATAGACATCCCCCTATACTTAAAGCATAGCTATGAAGCTCATGGATGATAAATACCATGGACGAAAAGGCCTTGCTCACAGAGCTAAAAGCAGTGTACTCCCCTACTTGTCTGGAACTCTCCTCCCATTGTTGATgcttcttcttcaacaacCTTAGAGACGTAGGAAATTCGAGGCTGTTTGCCTTCCGTGCAATGTCTGCTAGAAGAATTTCACTTCTCTCTGGCCAGTCTGGTGGCTCAGGATGAATCCCAAGCAGAGATTGCTCTAAAGCATTAAGCTTTAACCTCGAAAACTGCATTGAAAGAACACCATCTTTCCTCTTTTCTCTTGCCAACCACCTAGACCTCGAAACTTTCGACATAGCCCAAGATGTATTCCCCTCTTGATATTCGTCATAACGACTACCAACATCCAACTTCCGAGACAATTCCTCAACCTGATCAGACATGTCATCATAGCAAA
This genomic interval carries:
- the LOC126802246 gene encoding uncharacterized protein LOC126802246; translation: MGSGFVASGTWQSIHIPISRSVYCASSSSKPSCLASLSSLAKHNGRSGGLGKGLVHSSVLSGSSKLKGSSLKQACTANFEEFCYDDMSDQVEELSRKLDVGSRYDEYQEGNTSWAMSKVSRSRWLAREKRKDGVLSMQFSRLKLNALEQSLLGIHPEPPDWPERSEILLADIARKANSLEFPTSLRLLKKKHQQWEESSRQVGEYTAFSSVSKAFSSMVFIIHELHSYALSIGGCLYCEDFKEIISKVQSEMNSSFVWLFQQVFARSPTLVLYVMILLANFMVYSMNGKNSVISDTTPMPDVAWTLGKFLQEPLEPSIWFYDGDDDPCEEGEVSPSESENKDGAGLKLFKFPTEKISDVSSLNDEELNLWNSVLEKASNMQAELRSPHLDHETVKNFVSPVTVNLESDDYDCYSKTDILYQMSLAREPDNTLLLSNYAQFLYLVAHDNNRAEECFRRAVQAEKPDAEALSLYADFLWYVRNDIWAAEEKYLQSLAAEPSNPYYASRYACFLWRTGGTDTCYPLESYDKV